In Ilumatobacter fluminis, the following proteins share a genomic window:
- a CDS encoding ABC transporter permease — MSSATELFARRELLWNLTLRELRGRYKRSILGWGWSLLNPIAFMLIYTFAFSIVLRAEPPAGDPSGLDSYAFFLLCGLVPWTFFSVAVSTSMGAIVGNAALVGKVAFPREHLVISTVMAGLFTLGVELGVLSIALLIAGNMVLPWLPVAVLVSALLAMFATGLGLALAAASVYFRDMNYLWGIVMQAWFFLTPIVYPPKFVEDEFADYPTLLRIYNNIPITTAVRMYRNLLYDLRMPRLIDFGVLGGTAIVVLLAGWWLFDRLEGRFAEEL; from the coding sequence ATGTCATCGGCGACCGAGTTGTTCGCGCGCCGCGAGCTGCTCTGGAACCTCACCCTGCGAGAGCTGCGCGGCCGCTACAAGCGCAGCATCCTCGGCTGGGGCTGGTCGCTGCTGAACCCGATCGCGTTCATGCTGATCTACACGTTCGCGTTCTCGATCGTGCTGCGCGCCGAGCCGCCGGCCGGTGATCCGAGCGGCCTCGATTCGTATGCGTTCTTCCTGCTCTGCGGTCTCGTCCCGTGGACGTTCTTCAGCGTGGCGGTCAGCACGTCGATGGGGGCCATCGTCGGCAACGCGGCCCTGGTCGGCAAGGTGGCGTTCCCGCGTGAGCACCTCGTGATCTCGACGGTCATGGCCGGACTCTTCACCCTGGGCGTCGAACTCGGCGTCCTCTCGATCGCTCTCCTGATCGCCGGCAACATGGTGCTGCCGTGGCTGCCGGTGGCGGTGCTGGTCTCCGCACTCCTGGCAATGTTCGCGACGGGTCTGGGCCTGGCGCTCGCCGCTGCGAGCGTCTATTTCCGTGACATGAACTACCTGTGGGGCATCGTCATGCAGGCGTGGTTCTTCCTGACCCCGATCGTGTACCCGCCGAAGTTCGTCGAGGACGAGTTCGCCGACTACCCGACCCTGCTGCGGATCTACAACAACATCCCGATCACGACGGCGGTCCGCATGTACCGGAACCTGCTCTACGACTTGCGCATGCCGCGCCTGATCGACTTCGGGGTGCTGGGCGGCACGGCGATCGTCGTCCTGCTCGCCGGATGGTGGCTCTTCGATCGCCTCGAAGGCCGCTTCGCCGAAGAACTCTGA
- a CDS encoding glycosyltransferase family 2 protein, translating into MALTAACFGHDVERDGWPSVSVIMPIRNEAEHLETAVASVLAQNYPIPFDVCLAVGPSDDDTESVAAQLAERESRVLVVPNPAGVTPVALNTAIAATSGEVVVRVDGHAALSDGYIRRAVETMIRTGAVNVGGMQVPTPETPFEEAVSVATTSWLGTGGASYRVGGDEGPVDTVYLGVFDRAAGDAAGWFAPDLIRNQDYELNIRLRQQGGTVWFDPELSVGYRPRRTWRALAKQYYEYGYWKAEVLRRHPESLRVRQLAPALLPVVLVASALAGFGRRRYWLPIGGYAAAVLAVARSPFVAGVAAVSHLAWGAGAAHQSLRRTLRR; encoded by the coding sequence ATGGCCCTGACCGCAGCGTGCTTCGGCCACGACGTCGAGCGAGACGGATGGCCGTCGGTGTCGGTGATCATGCCGATCCGGAACGAAGCCGAGCACCTCGAGACGGCGGTCGCTTCGGTACTCGCTCAGAACTACCCCATCCCATTCGACGTGTGCCTCGCCGTCGGACCGTCCGACGACGACACCGAGTCAGTCGCCGCACAGTTGGCCGAGCGCGAATCCCGAGTGCTGGTGGTGCCGAACCCGGCGGGCGTCACCCCGGTTGCGCTCAACACGGCGATCGCCGCGACGAGCGGCGAGGTGGTCGTGCGGGTCGACGGACACGCTGCCCTGTCCGACGGATACATCCGGCGAGCGGTCGAGACGATGATCCGCACCGGCGCCGTCAACGTCGGCGGCATGCAGGTGCCGACGCCCGAGACGCCGTTCGAGGAGGCGGTTTCCGTAGCGACCACGTCGTGGCTCGGCACCGGCGGTGCCAGCTACCGGGTCGGCGGCGACGAAGGCCCCGTCGACACGGTCTACCTGGGTGTCTTCGACCGGGCGGCGGGCGACGCCGCCGGCTGGTTCGCACCCGACCTGATCCGCAACCAGGATTACGAACTCAACATCCGCCTCCGACAGCAGGGCGGAACCGTGTGGTTCGACCCGGAGCTCTCCGTCGGCTATCGACCGCGCCGCACGTGGCGAGCCCTCGCCAAGCAGTACTACGAGTACGGCTACTGGAAAGCCGAAGTGCTCCGCCGACACCCCGAGTCGCTTCGCGTCAGACAGCTCGCTCCGGCGCTCCTGCCGGTCGTTCTGGTCGCATCGGCCCTTGCCGGGTTCGGCCGGCGGAGATACTGGTTACCGATCGGCGGATACGCCGCCGCGGTCCTGGCGGTCGCCCGCTCGCCCTTCGTCGCCGGTGTCGCTGCGGTGTCTCATCTCGCGTGGGGCGCCGGTGCTGCGCATCAGTCGTTGCGACGGACGCTACGGAGGTAG
- a CDS encoding FkbM family methyltransferase, which translates to MSYRVPLPPGGRCSTLDLIEPHSTAVQRYIRRHGLGNYEPSTVAAVLALVERHDPGFVFFDIGANMGLYGSLAASMFAPAAVHCFEPTPLTAEVASEIALRNRLPVEVHQTALSDHDGEAELFLSPVSDASNSLVAGFRDTDRSVTVPTLRMDSFVEEQGIVPHLMKLDVETHERAVLDGARATIERARPSVVIEVLRRKGRDHGVEIQEFFDGLGYSYYELSADPTWEARSDIRGSGTTDRDWLLAPSPLDRDFADRWSHWSRELKRCDSSTNPRPPVVASVRAAQRRGGWSEVAATAARYLRSVRRND; encoded by the coding sequence GTGTCGTACCGAGTTCCGCTGCCTCCCGGCGGTCGCTGTTCCACACTCGATCTGATCGAGCCCCACTCGACAGCCGTTCAGCGGTACATCCGACGACACGGCCTCGGCAACTACGAGCCCTCGACGGTCGCGGCCGTCCTTGCGCTCGTGGAGCGTCACGACCCCGGTTTCGTGTTCTTCGACATCGGCGCCAACATGGGCCTCTACGGCTCGCTCGCAGCGAGCATGTTTGCACCTGCCGCCGTGCACTGTTTCGAGCCGACACCGCTGACCGCCGAGGTGGCGAGCGAGATTGCGCTGCGGAACCGGTTACCGGTCGAAGTGCATCAGACCGCGCTCTCCGACCACGACGGTGAAGCCGAGCTGTTCCTTTCGCCCGTGTCGGATGCTTCGAACTCACTGGTGGCCGGGTTTCGCGACACCGACCGATCGGTCACGGTCCCGACCCTCAGGATGGACTCGTTCGTGGAGGAACAGGGCATCGTCCCCCACCTCATGAAGCTCGACGTGGAGACTCACGAGCGAGCCGTCCTCGACGGAGCACGGGCGACGATCGAGCGTGCCCGTCCGTCTGTCGTCATCGAGGTACTGCGACGAAAGGGTCGGGACCACGGCGTCGAGATCCAGGAGTTCTTCGACGGTCTCGGCTACTCGTACTACGAGCTGTCGGCCGACCCCACATGGGAAGCCCGGAGCGACATCCGAGGCAGCGGCACGACCGATCGCGATTGGCTGCTCGCCCCGAGCCCACTCGACCGCGACTTTGCCGACCGTTGGTCCCACTGGTCCCGGGAACTCAAACGGTGCGATTCGTCGACGAATCCAAGGCCGCCGGTGGTCGCGAGCGTGCGAGCGGCGCAGCGACGGGGCGGTTGGAGCGAGGTCGCCGCGACCGCCGCCCGCTACCTCCGTAGCGTCCGTCGCAACGACTGA
- a CDS encoding AbrB/MazE/SpoVT family DNA-binding domain-containing protein, whose product MVVSIDRAGRIVIPKDIRERLSLEADAEVEIEIDGDAIRLVPVRTAGRRIVDKDGLPVIERGDGPMITDADVQRWRDADRR is encoded by the coding sequence ATGGTGGTATCGATCGATCGTGCGGGTCGGATCGTGATCCCGAAAGACATCCGGGAGCGGTTGTCCCTGGAGGCCGACGCCGAGGTGGAGATCGAGATCGACGGCGACGCGATCCGGCTCGTGCCGGTCCGGACGGCCGGACGTCGCATCGTCGACAAGGACGGGCTCCCCGTCATCGAGCGTGGCGACGGCCCGATGATCACCGACGCCGACGTGCAGCGCTGGCGAGATGCCGACCGACGCTGA
- a CDS encoding glycosyltransferase family 2 protein produces MASSRALSGRGLRTYADLRRRLARGGSARDAHRVFSVAPDHPDWPTRSFEEFDDYRSSIPPAAHEVSVVCVTHRPSMITAVADNVARQCGIDVELVVVTNADGFDPAAVESATATLERCTVLSEPGATSLGACLNRGMAACSNRFVAKMDDDDYYTEHYLVDSLRAHSYAGAAVVGKHSYYADVAATGARYLRFPGNEFRYSGTLAGGTLVVDRDRTGDLTFEDRSLGEDRAFLRACHRRGLSTFAADRFGFVQHRGGDNTWHLPVDHFLVGAVEVALTAAEHAVDGPG; encoded by the coding sequence ATGGCATCTTCCCGCGCGCTCTCGGGACGTGGCCTGCGGACGTACGCGGACCTGCGGCGCCGACTTGCCCGCGGCGGTTCGGCGCGTGATGCGCACCGTGTGTTCTCGGTCGCTCCGGACCATCCCGACTGGCCGACGCGGTCGTTCGAAGAGTTCGATGACTACCGATCGAGCATCCCGCCTGCAGCGCACGAGGTATCGGTCGTGTGCGTCACACACCGTCCCTCCATGATCACCGCCGTGGCCGACAACGTTGCTCGGCAATGCGGCATCGACGTCGAGCTCGTCGTGGTGACCAACGCCGATGGTTTCGATCCCGCGGCTGTGGAGTCGGCGACGGCGACGCTCGAACGTTGCACCGTGCTGTCGGAGCCGGGCGCGACCTCGCTCGGTGCGTGCCTGAACCGCGGTATGGCCGCATGCTCGAACCGATTCGTGGCCAAGATGGACGACGACGACTACTACACCGAGCACTACCTGGTCGATTCGCTCCGGGCGCACTCGTACGCCGGTGCCGCGGTGGTCGGCAAGCACTCGTATTATGCAGACGTCGCAGCCACGGGGGCGCGCTACCTTCGTTTCCCCGGCAACGAGTTCCGCTACTCGGGGACGCTCGCCGGTGGGACGCTCGTCGTCGATCGCGATCGAACGGGTGACCTCACCTTCGAGGACCGTTCGCTCGGAGAGGATCGTGCGTTCCTGCGGGCGTGCCACCGCCGTGGCCTGTCAACATTTGCGGCCGATCGGTTCGGTTTCGTTCAGCACCGCGGCGGCGACAACACGTGGCACCTTCCTGTCGACCACTTCCTCGTGGGGGCGGTGGAGGTCGCGCTGACGGCGGCCGAGCATGCCGTCGACGGACCGGGCTGA
- a CDS encoding PIN domain-containing protein, producing the protein MPTDAERYAVDTSVAVAALDAAHAAHEMCRAVVVENRPSLAGHAAFETLSVLTRLPGPLAIDAPSAADLIARVFPTVARLDADPSELIARLGMVGITGGAVYDALVGEAARTNDVRLLTRDQRARRTYDLLGVDYELVGL; encoded by the coding sequence ATGCCGACCGACGCTGAGCGGTACGCGGTCGACACGAGCGTCGCCGTGGCAGCGCTCGACGCTGCCCACGCGGCGCACGAGATGTGCCGGGCCGTCGTGGTCGAGAACCGGCCGAGTCTCGCCGGGCACGCGGCCTTCGAGACGTTGTCGGTGCTCACCCGGCTGCCGGGCCCGCTCGCGATCGACGCGCCCAGCGCAGCCGACCTGATCGCCAGGGTGTTCCCGACCGTTGCTCGGCTCGACGCGGACCCGTCCGAGCTGATCGCTCGTCTGGGCATGGTCGGCATCACGGGTGGTGCCGTGTACGACGCACTCGTCGGCGAGGCCGCCCGCACCAACGACGTGCGGCTCCTCACTCGAGATCAGCGGGCACGACGCACCTACGACCTGCTCGGCGTCGACTACGAACTCGTCGGGTTGTAG
- a CDS encoding ABC transporter ATP-binding protein, whose amino-acid sequence MSATSSQPRPVVRVSHLSKRFRLFHERHQSLKQSLLNRRRSTHEDFWALRDISFDVHEGETFGIVGHNGSGKSTMLKCLTKILQPDEGSVSVDGTISALLELGAGFHPELSGRENVYLNAAILGVPRKYVHERFDEIVAFSGLEQFIDTPVKNYSSGMFVRLGFAVAVNVDPDVLIIDEVLAVGDADFQAKCGDKIAEFRDRGKTIVLVTHDMGDVVRLCKRAAWIDHGTLRMIGAPSEITDAYLDTAHAGRSVEINDSMRWGSGEIRISSVELLDGAEQPITIPRSGDPLAIRFVLSAERPVLDPELTVSVFDQSGTLISEIGTRSRNARIDQVHGERRVTLELDHLALTEGTYELSAEVRDESGQREFDVRNRFVKFDVLKGTDGDRGLVTLGGNWNV is encoded by the coding sequence ATGTCGGCGACCTCTTCGCAACCGCGCCCGGTGGTGCGCGTCTCGCACCTCTCCAAGCGCTTCCGGCTGTTCCACGAACGGCACCAGTCGCTCAAGCAGTCGCTGCTCAACCGGCGTCGCAGCACCCACGAGGACTTCTGGGCGCTGCGCGACATCTCCTTCGACGTCCACGAGGGTGAGACGTTCGGGATCGTCGGCCACAACGGGTCGGGCAAGTCGACGATGCTCAAGTGCCTGACGAAGATCCTGCAACCCGACGAGGGTTCGGTCTCGGTCGACGGCACGATCTCGGCACTGCTCGAACTCGGCGCCGGGTTCCACCCCGAACTGAGCGGGCGCGAGAACGTCTATCTCAACGCTGCGATTCTCGGCGTCCCCCGCAAGTACGTCCACGAGCGGTTCGACGAGATCGTCGCCTTCTCCGGGCTCGAGCAGTTCATCGACACACCGGTGAAGAACTATTCGTCGGGCATGTTCGTCCGGCTCGGCTTCGCGGTCGCCGTGAACGTCGACCCCGACGTGCTCATCATCGACGAGGTGCTCGCGGTCGGCGACGCCGATTTCCAGGCCAAGTGCGGTGACAAGATCGCCGAGTTCCGCGATCGCGGCAAGACGATCGTGCTCGTCACCCACGACATGGGTGACGTCGTCCGCCTCTGCAAGCGGGCGGCGTGGATCGACCACGGCACGCTCCGCATGATCGGCGCGCCGAGCGAGATCACCGACGCCTACCTCGACACCGCCCACGCGGGCCGTTCGGTCGAGATCAACGACTCGATGCGGTGGGGTTCGGGCGAGATCCGAATCAGCAGCGTCGAGTTGCTCGACGGCGCCGAACAGCCGATCACGATCCCGCGCAGCGGCGACCCGTTGGCGATCCGGTTCGTGCTGTCGGCCGAGCGGCCGGTGCTCGATCCGGAACTCACGGTGTCGGTGTTCGATCAGAGCGGCACTTTGATCAGCGAGATCGGTACACGCTCACGCAACGCCCGCATCGACCAGGTCCACGGCGAACGCAGGGTCACCCTCGAACTCGACCATCTCGCACTCACCGAGGGCACCTACGAGCTCAGCGCCGAGGTCCGCGACGAGTCGGGTCAGCGCGAGTTCGACGTGCGCAACCGCTTCGTGAAGTTCGACGTGCTCAAGGGCACCGACGGTGACCGCGGCCTCGTCACCCTCGGCGGCAACTGGAACGTCTGA
- a CDS encoding glycosyltransferase, whose amino-acid sequence MAPTVSVLTAVFNPTRADLDACIASVRHQTLGEWQHVLVDDASTEPHVADALAAAAAADDRVVVIRRREQGGIVAASTDALAAATGEFVALLDHDDVIEPTALADMVTALTAGDGADLAYSDHDILRADGMFATPALKPDFSPEQLRNQNYILHFVVARRSVVEAAGGFRPGFDGAQDHDLLLRISERTDRIVHVPDVLYHWRQAATSVAADPSAKTWAYDAGVRAVQEHCDRVGIDAEVTAGRLPGTYRVRRRLAETPTVSVIIPTRGGSRRVLGVDHCFVAEAVRSMVETSSYPDLEFVVVYDTATPQPVLDYLRAIAGDRLVLTEYTKPFNFSEKINVGVEASSGELLLLLNDDTELITPDAVETMAALLTDPTVGMVGPKLLFPDGTVQDGGHVYHEHVLAGLVGWHGASPGPGQLRPLAVEREVSGVTAASAMLRRDVFDEIGGFDPVLYINFNDVDVSLKIRATGRRIVWTPFASWYHFESQTREASAEPEEWAEIDRRWHDEINADPYYNPRFAPRRTDWLERPWHSGAPALEEADADQGFGSWLLDRLGGTISGSSSSAWWRAPMLALALFVTSWALAAEVGAGPNPLRRIGVTGGAVLIWTLLLALAFHRRRWVLASAVLLAAAPAASGHLALAGREAVAWIGTVLVATLIGPVSRARPPVAWALAGAVTLVDAGVWWLAADDRAGSGDGALAFVRDAPAVFGAGDGGWALASVGVWWAALVVLVAVWIMGRHASLVIAVVAALAVLTVVAWWIADQQGSSAADVGFVLLAGVLVAAAARFDHEAAGGPIAVTAASVALGVAWSASLLEFADGRWWAGAAAVVTLAGSIRVTVGLVGRSSAD is encoded by the coding sequence ATGGCACCGACCGTCTCGGTGCTGACGGCGGTGTTCAATCCGACCCGAGCCGATCTCGACGCCTGCATCGCCTCGGTGCGGCACCAGACACTGGGGGAGTGGCAGCACGTCCTGGTCGACGACGCCTCGACCGAACCCCACGTCGCCGATGCGCTCGCCGCCGCTGCCGCGGCCGACGACCGTGTCGTCGTGATCCGGCGTCGCGAGCAGGGCGGCATCGTCGCTGCGAGCACCGATGCGCTGGCGGCGGCGACGGGGGAGTTCGTCGCCCTCCTCGACCACGACGACGTCATCGAGCCGACGGCGCTCGCCGACATGGTGACGGCACTCACGGCCGGCGACGGCGCCGACCTGGCCTACAGCGATCACGACATCCTCCGAGCCGACGGGATGTTCGCCACCCCGGCGCTCAAGCCCGACTTCTCGCCCGAGCAGCTCCGCAATCAGAACTACATCCTCCACTTCGTGGTCGCCCGCCGATCGGTCGTCGAGGCGGCCGGCGGCTTCCGGCCCGGCTTCGACGGCGCCCAGGACCACGACCTCCTCCTCCGGATCAGCGAGCGGACCGATCGCATCGTGCACGTGCCCGACGTGCTCTACCACTGGCGCCAGGCGGCGACGAGCGTCGCGGCCGACCCGTCGGCCAAGACGTGGGCGTACGACGCCGGCGTGCGGGCGGTGCAGGAGCACTGCGACCGCGTCGGGATCGACGCCGAGGTGACGGCTGGCCGGCTTCCCGGGACGTATCGCGTCCGTCGCCGCCTCGCCGAGACCCCGACGGTGAGCGTGATCATCCCGACGCGTGGCGGCTCCCGTCGTGTCCTCGGTGTCGATCACTGTTTCGTCGCCGAGGCGGTGCGGAGCATGGTCGAGACCTCGTCCTACCCCGACCTCGAGTTCGTCGTCGTCTACGACACGGCCACGCCGCAGCCGGTGCTCGACTACCTCCGGGCGATCGCCGGCGACCGACTCGTCCTCACCGAGTACACCAAGCCGTTCAACTTCTCGGAGAAGATCAACGTCGGCGTGGAGGCGTCGTCGGGCGAGCTGCTGCTCCTGCTCAACGACGACACCGAACTGATCACCCCCGATGCGGTCGAGACGATGGCGGCGCTGCTCACCGATCCGACGGTGGGGATGGTCGGCCCGAAGCTGCTCTTCCCCGACGGCACCGTGCAGGACGGCGGGCACGTGTACCACGAACATGTCCTGGCCGGCCTGGTCGGCTGGCACGGCGCGAGCCCCGGCCCCGGACAGTTGCGCCCGCTCGCCGTCGAACGCGAGGTCTCGGGCGTGACCGCTGCCTCGGCGATGCTGCGCCGTGACGTGTTCGACGAGATCGGTGGGTTCGATCCGGTCCTGTACATCAACTTCAACGACGTCGACGTCAGCCTGAAGATCCGGGCGACCGGCAGACGAATCGTCTGGACGCCGTTCGCCAGCTGGTACCACTTCGAGAGCCAGACCCGCGAAGCGAGCGCCGAGCCGGAGGAGTGGGCCGAGATCGACCGGCGCTGGCACGACGAGATCAACGCCGACCCGTACTACAACCCCCGGTTCGCGCCACGCCGGACCGACTGGCTCGAACGGCCCTGGCACTCGGGCGCCCCGGCGCTGGAGGAGGCCGATGCCGACCAGGGGTTCGGGTCGTGGCTGCTCGACCGGCTCGGCGGCACGATCTCGGGCTCGTCGAGCTCCGCCTGGTGGCGCGCCCCGATGCTCGCGCTCGCGCTGTTCGTCACGTCGTGGGCGCTGGCGGCCGAGGTCGGCGCCGGGCCGAATCCGCTGCGCCGGATCGGAGTGACCGGCGGGGCCGTGCTGATCTGGACGTTGCTGCTCGCGTTGGCCTTCCATCGGCGTCGATGGGTGCTGGCGTCCGCGGTGTTGCTGGCTGCTGCGCCGGCGGCGAGCGGGCATCTGGCGCTCGCCGGTCGGGAAGCGGTGGCGTGGATCGGCACCGTGCTGGTCGCAACGCTGATCGGACCCGTCTCGCGCGCCCGTCCTCCCGTCGCCTGGGCGCTGGCGGGGGCCGTGACGCTCGTCGACGCAGGGGTGTGGTGGCTCGCCGCCGACGACCGCGCCGGATCCGGCGACGGAGCACTCGCCTTCGTTCGCGACGCTCCCGCGGTCTTCGGCGCAGGCGACGGCGGGTGGGCGTTGGCATCGGTCGGTGTCTGGTGGGCGGCGCTGGTCGTGCTCGTCGCCGTCTGGATCATGGGCCGCCACGCGTCGCTCGTCATCGCAGTCGTGGCTGCTCTCGCCGTCCTCACGGTCGTCGCCTGGTGGATCGCCGATCAGCAGGGGAGCAGCGCTGCCGACGTCGGCTTCGTCCTGCTCGCCGGTGTGCTCGTCGCAGCGGCAGCCCGGTTCGACCACGAGGCCGCCGGCGGGCCGATTGCCGTCACCGCCGCATCGGTGGCGCTCGGCGTCGCGTGGTCGGCCTCGCTGCTCGAGTTCGCCGACGGGCGCTGGTGGGCCGGTGCTGCCGCCGTCGTGACGCTCGCCGGCTCGATCAGGGTCACGGTCGGGCTCGTCGGCCGCTCGTCGGCGGACTGA
- a CDS encoding exopolysaccharide biosynthesis polyprenyl glycosylphosphotransferase, protein MREMTKPSDDTSSDGTQLSFPPMLERAVGTFGRPLGWMWDRGFRFLFVLDAIALFGSMVLINLARFGWTWPTYPRSHYWIGFSIATLIHLGVNYFAGLYEREPRLGYRPWLPRIAVAMAVGIAFDGLAAVLTDRYLMPRANLFVLFVVASLWLSANRTVSRHFANRRRGPSRVLLVGHGEAVALAQRHFAGDADAEVVGQVEHATELFDVVNTTGATDVLLLDLSAFAAAFPEPLTALDREGVGVHQRVSARETLLGLQSVREIAGMPFTRMRTHAMAAHQLRLKRLFDVIVVVLLAPFALIALAAFALWVRVRAGSPVLYRQTRVGWRGRRFEVVKFRTMVHDAEQAGPQLSGKEDGRVVKGLGWMRGTRMDELPQLWNVLKGEMSLVGPRPERPEMIAEFENDVAGYARRHELPPGITGFAQINGRYETDPAYKLGYDLQYIVNWSLILDVQILLRTILVVVTRRV, encoded by the coding sequence ATGCGGGAGATGACCAAGCCCAGCGACGACACGTCGTCCGACGGAACGCAGCTGTCGTTCCCGCCGATGCTCGAACGCGCCGTCGGCACCTTCGGTCGTCCCCTCGGCTGGATGTGGGATCGCGGTTTCCGGTTCCTGTTCGTGCTCGACGCGATCGCCCTGTTCGGCTCGATGGTGCTGATCAACCTGGCCCGCTTCGGCTGGACGTGGCCCACCTACCCGCGCAGCCACTACTGGATCGGTTTCTCGATCGCCACGCTCATCCACCTCGGCGTCAACTACTTCGCCGGCCTCTACGAGCGCGAGCCGCGCCTCGGCTACCGGCCGTGGCTCCCCCGCATCGCCGTCGCCATGGCGGTCGGCATCGCGTTCGACGGTCTCGCGGCGGTGCTCACCGACCGCTACCTGATGCCGCGCGCCAACCTGTTCGTGCTGTTCGTCGTCGCATCGCTGTGGTTGAGCGCCAACCGGACGGTGAGTCGCCACTTCGCGAACCGCCGTCGCGGACCATCTCGAGTGCTGCTCGTCGGCCACGGTGAGGCGGTTGCGCTGGCCCAGCGCCACTTCGCCGGCGACGCCGACGCCGAAGTGGTCGGCCAGGTCGAACACGCCACCGAGCTGTTCGACGTGGTGAACACGACGGGCGCCACCGACGTGTTGCTGCTCGATCTGTCGGCATTCGCCGCTGCGTTCCCCGAACCGCTCACCGCGCTCGACCGTGAGGGCGTCGGCGTGCACCAGCGAGTCTCCGCCCGCGAGACCTTGCTCGGGTTGCAGTCGGTACGCGAGATCGCCGGTATGCCGTTCACGCGCATGCGCACCCACGCCATGGCGGCGCACCAGCTGCGCCTCAAGCGGCTGTTCGACGTGATCGTCGTGGTGTTGCTGGCGCCGTTCGCGCTCATCGCGCTCGCCGCGTTCGCGCTGTGGGTACGCGTACGCGCCGGGTCGCCGGTCCTGTACCGCCAGACGCGTGTCGGCTGGCGCGGACGCCGCTTCGAGGTCGTCAAGTTCCGCACGATGGTGCACGACGCCGAGCAGGCAGGCCCGCAACTCTCGGGCAAGGAAGACGGGCGTGTCGTCAAGGGACTCGGATGGATGCGGGGCACCCGAATGGACGAACTGCCTCAGCTCTGGAACGTGCTCAAGGGCGAGATGTCGCTCGTCGGTCCGCGCCCCGAGCGTCCCGAGATGATCGCCGAGTTCGAGAACGACGTCGCCGGTTACGCCCGACGTCACGAGTTGCCGCCCGGCATCACGGGGTTCGCCCAGATCAACGGCCGCTACGAGACCGATCCTGCGTACAAGCTCGGCTACGACCTGCAGTACATCGTCAACTGGTCGCTGATCCTCGACGTGCAGATCCTGCTGCGCACGATCCTGGTCGTCGTCACTCGTCGCGTCTGA